The DNA segment GATAACAATTTGGGATCACTACACTGGTTTCAAGGCatcatcaatattatttcaGTAACAGGAATAAATTTGGTGGTGGTGTAGTTATGTTAAATAAAATGAGCTGGTGTCAATCTAACCGTTTATATTTTAGgtttttaaacaaatttatcGGCCAACATCAGAATATCGTCCAAAATACTTGAAAAACTATAGTTATGTTTATGCtacaaatatttatatgacCCCTGATTATACTTCATCTTCCCCATCACTTTGCACTGATTCACAAGAAAACATCTCCGAACTGAAAAAGACATTTTGAACAGGCCTGGATTTTTGAATCGACAGACATAGTTTATATTATCACTCTACCTTAATTCGGTTTTGAGGTTTATTGTCCCAGCGAAATAATATTTCTAAgattcattcaacatattaacAATTGAAGAGATAGAAGACTATGCAAGGAAAAGGGTCATATTAGTATTCAAAGGCTTGATAGTCTAATAAGTCCGGAAATCAAACTCTTAAATATATTGTATACTTAAAAACTATCTTTTAAAAAATCTTCAAATATGTGAGGACTATTTAACGTTCTTACGGTTAGGAAATGGATTAATTACGATACCCACCTCAATGTTTTTAGTCTTTTAGTCTTCCATAAGTTAAGAATCTGATGTTATATTTCTCATTTCTTCAAGTTCGACGGGGAGCTATGCCTCAAGATGTAATGATACTGACGTTTAAACATGTCTGAATTCGCTTGACTCATTAAAATGTTTACGGATTGACAATATTCTGAACctatttttttaagaaatacTCTGATCTTTTGTGTCATCCATTAATGAGTAATTTTACCAAATAGTGATCAATAAGTTTTATATTGAAGATTTGGAAAGAAACGAAGGTAGTTTCAATACGGATGAACGTGTCTGGTGATAATGATGTCAAGTTTTGGACTATTGCAATGACATTTTTTCTCAAAACGATGAAGTAAAGTTAAGACTTGCACTGTAGCTTATATTAAAGGAGCGTATTGATTCATACAAGGCTTTTTACAAATCTGAAAGAAGCACCTGTAGTTACCCAGCATCATAATATAATTTTCAGTTTGGAAAAGAGTTATAAGCTCATCCGGTGAACGTTTCTAGGCTGTAATTCTTCCTTCGTTCTGTTCCAAAAGTATTACCACTAATTTCAAATGCATAAGTAATAAATAGACATATTCAGTGAAAAGATTTCGTTATCGATAGTCTTAGGAGTAATGTGAAGTTTTTAGTCCTTTTGAAGTACATTACaagatagattattttaaaggCTATCGGAAAAGGATTTAAAGCTGGGGAATTTCTTATAGTAATTAATATGTTTATGGCCTAGACAATTATCATAATTAATCAATATCTTGTTGATGAATCGATCACTGAAAcctaaaataaaatgaactaaATAACTTACGTGTTCACCAAGTGTATACCAATGAGAGGCTTGATCAAACTGATGGAATGTCAGCGGTAAAAAAATTTCACCCAGAAATAAATTCAAACCCAATGCATTATGGTGCCAAACGGATACTTGAAGTGTACGCAATGTTAGATCCTGTTTTAGTATATGATATTTAAATTCTTCATCATAAACTGGATTACATGTTGCCTTTTTGTATGATGTTTTTCGCTTGCTACCCTTAGTTCGATCTGGTAGTAAATAGCATTTCACATAGCTAGTGTTTTGCATAATAACAAGGAAGGAAGAGAGCAAATACGCAAAAACGAAATTGAGTGGATATACTCCAGAAGATGATTCAGAAATTATTAAAAGAACTTTCTCGGTTTCCACGACATGATATAATAAAGGAAATTATATTACCCATTCGAAAAGAATAATTTCATCAACTTCATACTATTCGAACCAATTGTGCAATTTATAATTCCATGGATCTTGGGATAGATGACTTTAAAGAGATCTCAGAggttgatttatttttatttttctaaaggTGAAGGACACCGTGACGCATTAGACGAATTCTCTGCCACAGTGAAATCCACAGTTACGGTGCTACAATTTCACTGTCAGATTTAAAATTTTAGCCTATGTAAATTAGTGGTCTTATGAGATTACAAATCTTTGTTGAAGTAAACAATTACAATAGACGTTACATGTCCTCAATCGTAGTGGAAATTTATCTATCATGCATTTGTCTGAACAGACAAGAACGAAAGATGCTCGGTAATGATATTATTCTCACATCTGTGAATTTTGTGGTGTGAGAACATTTTATATAAACGCGTATGAAATGATAGAGAATATTTGTAAAGACTGAAAATGAGATAATTACAATATAAAAGATTGAAATCCAATCGAAAAGGTTTTCAGATCCTAAAAACAAGATGCTTTAGATACTACGTTTGAAATTCATGAGTCCAGTTATAGAAGCCTTGAAGTGCCAAGAACTTGTTCTTTGTGTACGAGTAAtgatataaattttaaaatcgAAAAATCTATTC comes from the Schistosoma mansoni, WGS project CABG00000000 data, supercontig 2388, strain Puerto Rico, whole genome shotgun sequence genome and includes:
- a CDS encoding XP_018644830.1, whose translation is MQNTSYVKCYLLPDRTKGSKRKTSYKKATCNPVYDEEFKYHILKQDLTLRTLQVSVWHHNALGLNLFLGEIFLPLTFHQFDQASHWYTLGEHVSYLVHFILGFSDRFINKILINYDNCLGHKHINYYKKFPSFKSFSDSL